A stretch of Lathyrus oleraceus cultivar Zhongwan6 chromosome 6, CAAS_Psat_ZW6_1.0, whole genome shotgun sequence DNA encodes these proteins:
- the LOC127097630 gene encoding uncharacterized protein LOC127097630 gives MKMFERQTAREGTDAPCAFRISSEGLPLILPYITKQIIQASPVDFKHLLQDKDVKFTDFTDAEFGKKAENLLPGCCVIVLGKENTVTKESLKVDESTIAIGCWRGRARLSVMVTAMDCQELLERLLIRLDTEKGSSGHVGGEACTEVEQ, from the exons ATGAAGATGTTT GAAAGACAAACAGCACGAGAAGGTACCGATGCACCATGTGCTTTCAGGATATCATCTGAAGGATTGCCCCTTATTCTCCCATACATAACAAAGCAAATTATACAGGCTTCTCCCGTGGACTTCAAGCATCTTCTGCAAGACAAAGATGTAAAATTTACAGATTTTACTGATGCCGAGTTTGGTAAAAAGGCAGAAAATCTATTGCCAGGCTGTTGCGTGATAGTTCTGGGTAAAG AGAACACAGTTACTAAAGAGTCCCTCAAAGTTGATGAGTCAACAATAGCCATCGGATGCTGGAGGGGTAGGGCAAGGTTGTCAGTGATGGTTACTGCAATGGACTGCCAAGAATTGCTTGAAAGGCTTTTAATACGTCTAGACACAGAAAAGGGCTCTTCTGGGCATGTCGGAGGTGAAGCCTGTACAGAAGTTGAACAATAA
- the LOC127092548 gene encoding uncharacterized protein LOC127092548: MSMKMKMEEQENLNLIPPTATLEIDKDLTLLPCIKLNLTVHPSTPSSSITNQIDEWKTKRALLDFLQTSHSLPFPLPEEDLQFKRFNKDLKKRKREDPVVYGTLHIWDLSFLSEKNENDVVKWRNGLRNVNRSSRREPDTVVVSGVPSRWFAETRVSSKPSMLVTHTIFSKFGKIRFVLNTIYSFYVLILGYHGGI; encoded by the coding sequence ATGAGCATGAAGATGAAAATGGAGGAGCAAGAAAATCTAAACCTAATCCCCCCAACAGCAACCCTAGAAATAGACAAAGACCTCACTCTCCTACCATGCATCAAACTCAACCTCACCGTACACCCTTCCACACCTTCATCCTCCATAACAAACCAAATCGACGAATGGAAAACCAAACGAGCCTTACTCGATTTTCTCCAAACCTCTCATTCTCTTCCCTTTCCTCTCCCCGAAGAAGATCTTCAATTCAAACGCTTCAACAAAGACCTCAAAAAGCGTAAACGCGAAGATCCCGTCGTTTACGGTACACTCCACATCTGGGACCTGTCGTTTTTGAGTGAGAAGAATGAAAACGACGTTGTGAAATGGAGGAATGGTCTTCGGAATGTCAATCGGAGTTCCAGGCGCGAACCGGATACGGTTGTTGTTAGTGGTGTGCCGTCGCGGTGGTTCGCGGAGACTAGGGTTTCTTCTAAACCTTCTATGCTTGTTACTCATACCATTTTTTCAAAGTTTGGCAAGATAAGGTTTGTTTTGAATACAATTTATAGCTTTTATGTGCTTATTTTGGGATATCATGGGGGTATTTGA